In Metopolophium dirhodum isolate CAU chromosome 5, ASM1992520v1, whole genome shotgun sequence, the sequence atactataatagtatgtaaatcttgttttaatattataacctgcAGCCATATTGCCAAaggtcaaattaaaaaaaaacaggccAAGTCTCTATGCTGTATAGTCGATTTCCGTAATATACTTTGTCATTGAATATAGGTAACtgcaatggatgtgttaaacctttaatttgaaaacaataataaattattatatacgaaaaacggttctAAGCGAAGACGGTATCATTACCTCTATTTCTAAGgtcattttctaattttattatattggtattaggTATTCATTAGTATTAGTTGAACCACATTTTGCAAAATATAtcgcatacattataataaaatatcgaatatgattattaaataacttataagtcaattcCATGTAacgtaaaatgttattaataatataaatatatttttttaacataatttttcatCGGGCAATTTGTTACagcaatagaaaaaaatgttctaacAGAGATAATGAAACTTGGatacaacttaaaataataaactaaaaaaaaacaacactacACACGTGtcattgtaaaacaaattcATTCATCGCTTAGCTCAGACTCTAAAATTAATCGTACAAATTCATTGACAAATAAATAGAaatcaatgtatttatatactttttgttatttttttacttttaaacttaattctaatattttaaatataggtaagtaccttattctagttggttaaaataattattataataacacgtaatacaattttaaatttaaattttaggtttaaaaaagctatctatataaatatggtATGCGTTTTCTaacaagaaaattataaatttaggcTTACAAATTTTCAATTGCCATTTAAATGATATTGCCATGTTAGGAGATTGTTCTTACAAAACACATTTTCCGTAAGTATTATGTACAACTTTTCGAGTAGgtactattgtttattataattacacacttttaaacaattttattttccataatgATATAAATGACGTGGATATAATTTAGTGATACAACGTTTTGTACAGAGTTATGCTCACATAGAAATGTGCAATACCTACCTGCAAGGTATTATATCATGATtgaattagttaaataattaaaaagtgttttaCCACAACTGcatagttactataatattataacaaaagtaATCAAAAACTATCTTTGAACGTGATAGACTTTAAGATTTCAAAACGTGATTATTGTATCAAAAGAATTGTAAAATttgtttcaattatattttcgtCACGTATTCCATTACTGGCCAGCGGCCGTTAGCACAGTACCTACcaccctattatattatacaatatgcagGTTTTAGgcacctaaatataattattgtattttgaagACAATACGGAATCTATGCATTTGATGAAGGAAGTAGAAACTACAGTTAATTATATGGTAAaaagactaaaatattaaagttattcatcaTATATATAACTACGtgagtatacattatatacgagTTGGAAACTCTTATAATAATCCATGAATCCTATGAAATCCATCTAAATTACTAGTTATTTAAATCAGCTGGCATTAATCAAAATTGtagatttaggtatattattatattataatgtactttgAGTTATCCgacgttaatttgtttatttaatgtctTGTCAAACCATTTTTATCACGATGGCCATTGGCCAACTTAAAAACtacctaattaaatattcaCTATTAAGGAAAAACCAATCATTATGGATTTAACTAATTctcaggtaggtacttattacctATAACTACTGACGTATTTTACTTTGTTGATTGATAAAATACCTACTTTCTTGGTGGTGCAACGTTGAACTATGTGATGTGTTGACACTTATCACTCAGTGTCTCAGCGATTATACAAACTTGTAactcgatataatattttcattgaaaattaactaataactatattattacctattgaaAACTACAAGTACCTAGATACATGACTAACGAGAACATAATTGTAACATTTTTACGGATGATGGCGGTTTTCCTTATCAAACACTGACATTTTTACATAATGACTCATATAACTTACAAGAATATACTGGCGACATCTTAGATTCATAGCTATTTCAAAAAAACCTCAGGGTCTTGGTAACTATCAATTATTAGGTAATGTCTGcggatgtaaatattttaagcttctaatattttattcaattaaataaatatttaagtagataAACTGTCATCAATACATAATTTCCAACGTAAAAAACCATGACCAAATAGatcaattatatatacatataggtgttTATGATTCACATAAGtattttcaaatgatttttacaacaataaattcaaaaaatttgatcgagaaaaatgtttagaaaCATAAAAGCCTAAACacaatgcgtataatattatattcaaataaatactaCTTTTATAACTTTACTTGTATTTGCTCCAGTTTAGATTAATgaagtgttatttattttaaaaatgtagtcaataaattaaaaaaatattttagtttctatagaagatattatatagtatacagttAGGTACCCACATAATGTACTCATCTACCATAATGTTACTTATCTAtctagttaaaagtttaaaatttgatacattatttatacgATATACCCATTAGTTATTTCAATGTTctcgtataagtatataactattacaTAATTCTAATTCATCATATTAGTGGTATACTTATTTACGTGCGATATACAAACATACGACATTTACATAGTCTATGGTTAGACTGGTTAGAGAAaaagcattttaatttttaattgtgtattttagaataaaaataacgtatttaaacaataagtattattatttatataatacacttcGAACATATTCAGTCGGCGGTCGCACTtgctatgaattataatttataaattatcactagatattaatattaattttacaaagacAAATTTACgcaagaatataaaatattagtgtaaattaaaaactcaaatataaaataattaatattgcacATGGGGCCGTGTCGATTTTTCTACTGGAAACAGATTTTTGaggtcatattaaattaattagatgGTACCACCCATCCATCACTCAatagatatttaacaataaagaaTCATGATAgcatgtgattataatatactatagtgaGACACTCAACTAGAGTGGTAAACATATTAAGGTATgattgttttgaaattaaaaagaaaatgatattactgaaaataaaaatgacataaataaataaataatgtactttCATGTCAACGTGACTCATGTGACGTATACGTAAGTAAATTCGTTACATACGTAGGTACCGATGCACAGTTGTAATATATCAtggtattttaatgtttaacatAGCTGACCTTGATTAAATTACAGAATACAAAAAATAgttatgttttgttatttaatgaGGTAATTCACAggttttgttttctaaataattCATCTCCGTTGatattgtttatgtatttttactatagcgactttaattattttcttatatacaGCCATATTCAACAAACAATAGGTATTAACTTAATTgcttgtaaataatttgtatttaaaaaaaataagaatacctCAAAGACTGAaactaataatagaatattttgataattttaatatatttttttaaaattaattcaatgttaataaaaagaaatatacattataatttataataaattaacaactatTGATTTGTATCTGAAGTCTGAATCGTATAAACATAAGATTATTCTTCGTATGAGTTCTAGGTAGTAATTTTAAGTTGCCCCGTTTAACACCACTTCATATccacccaacaaaaaaatttaaatgtttaacaagTTTTATGTTTCAGATCCCCTTGAATGTCATATTGGAACTGAATCAGCTGAAGAATGTGTCAGAATTGTTCTCTAAATTTATGCCGGACATAAATACAAATGAAGCCCAAAAACTTTTCGCTACGACAGGTTTTCAAAGTAAGTCAATgaactaattaaatttatttctaaaatctaattAATACACTTAATTTTCAAAGaactgataaaatataagacaTGTATTGTATGCtcattttattttgctattaaCGAATAGGacgtaatgagtaatgactttGTAGTTGAGAATGTAACAATACGAtaggtaaaaaatataacgttctcagataattagattaaaaactacatatttaaacaaaagtGTCATTGATCTATATTAATCACTTCATTTAATACCTACACTGAACAtttgagtaaaatatttgttaaaagatTTTTGAATGAATATTCGAATACTTACATAccttaaacaaataatattctgaatATCTACGAATTTTTCTTATTACGCTAATGATATTCCTAAACTCCAAAGTgtactgaatattatataaaaaagtatatatttcaaataatgcgTTCAGACATTCAGTATAATATCCAAGTATGAGTCAGATGTATAGAGTAAGAtgaatacaaaaatgaaaatttttagtaagtaagtaatatcaattttttttcctcaaAATAGCTTATATTGCTATTTATATATGTGGTTGGGTTAacagttttttcttaaaaaaagaGGTAAACATGGTGGAAAGACAGCCACGATTGATATGATTTGGATTTTAAGtgatattaataacaacaattaacatgttcaatgaatattttcatgaaaatcaaataatacaagtgtttacaataattgtaattcatttttattatttataaattataactaataattacatAACATGTTAGATATAGGCATATAccatattatcaaaaaatacaataactgtataggtaaattaattatatcgaACAaactataatgtaatttttattttgttctaggCCGAACTGAGCTAAATGTAGAAAGAAGTATGTATTCtggttgaataataaaatttaaaataataattataggaatTCAATCacataaaaagtattataaataatttgtttatttagaaGCGACGTTGACGCCTAAGCCAGCCGGTTGTTCTGTTGAGTCTCAAACCGTCAGCCTTAAAGATACTGACGATCaaagtttgtattattatccAACGTGCACTCGAGTGAACCGATGTGGAGGTTGTTGCGCTCACGACTTATTGGGATGTCAACCGACCAAAGTCGAAACCCTCAACTTCGAAGTATgcagtaaaactaaaattatttttatttttttttttttgttaattcttTCGATATgactgttattaattttttgtcgtattatatttttcacaggTATTGGTCTCACAGTATAATGACGATGGAAAATTACAATTCAAAGGTCGAAAAACGGTGTCAATAGATCAACACTTGAAATGCAAGTGTGGATGCGTTGTTAAACCTGAAGTGCGACTAATAACATTCCTTACATCTTTCCATATTTCTAAAACAGTTGTTcaatataccatataatatgtattgttttattttgtcaacAGAATTGTACCCCTCTGCAAACGTATTATCCCAACGAATGTCGTTGTACGTGTAGCAATGAAGAAGACCGCGATAAGTGTAACGATGAATACAGTTTAAAGCTATGGAATTCAGCGACTTGCACGTGCCAATGTCGTGAAATAAAAGAATGTACTTCAGGATTTGCATTTGACTATAACACTTGCGGGTAATTTTACATTGACTTATTGGTTATCAAATatcgaataaattaaaatccaatattgtatataacattTCAGGTGTGAACCTTTAAGAATGAGAATAAAAAATCCGGGTTATGAATTTAACAAAAACACGTATTCATTGGGAGGAACGTGACCTAATCTAAATgatgttgtaaataataaatttattgaaaatgaatAACGATTTATTGTGTACAGGATGGAGCTTTAACTTTTTGTATTagataagtttatttattttatattttgctcTATTGATTTgtatgttgtatacttgtatttataattgtatatgaaaCCAAAacggtttttcatttttttttttttttttttattatatttgtgctTAATAGTATTCCTAAAACGCTTTTATTGTTCCaaagttttaaacatatttattttgtcgaactaataaaaaaacctactgTCAAAttcgttaacatttttatttgtttaacagAAAGCGTGCTTAAATTATAACCTGACCTAACtttgaattgtaaaataatatatcataaggtGAGTTCTGTAATATTTGAGTGCATCTAAGTTTCAAGTGTTCAAGTAAAGAAAACTGTCAGTATCTGGGGAGTGAATATAGCTTgaaatcgtattatttttatatcggaATGGGAgatgattttcaaattttaaaaatcaatttgcaAATATTGACCTTTACAAAGTAACTAAATGCATTTTCAAATAAACTGGTCTTGGGGGAGGAGGATATTTTGACGCACGTTTATCcttatatagaaattaaaaaataagtttgaaagacgaaatattttgaatgaatgTGGTGAAcgagaaaaattttaataaataatttgaactttttaGGTTGGGACGAAAGAACTCCAGCCACACCTGAGGGAAATCAGAGTTTTCACCTTGTTACCAATTTAGAGAGCCTCAACTTTTACActaattttatttggtttatttcaCATAAGATAATTTACGTTTTTCTGTGGCCTCTTAGCCAACAACTACAAATTGTAATTCACCAG encodes:
- the LOC132945312 gene encoding vascular endothelial growth factor C-like, whose product is MFACTAAVVCCTLLATAAARRGQTATQARPTTTTAWREDVVDATGGPTLSLGTASSGGGSSCCNGPYTTDHLPSYNTDHLPSYNTVAGPREIPLNVILELNQLKNVSELFSKFMPDINTNEAQKLFATTGFQSRTELNVERKATLTPKPAGCSVESQTVSLKDTDDQSLYYYPTCTRVNRCGGCCAHDLLGCQPTKVETLNFEVLVSQYNDDGKLQFKGRKTVSIDQHLKCKCGCVVKPENCTPLQTYYPNECRCTCSNEEDRDKCNDEYSLKLWNSATCTCQCREIKECTSGFAFDYNTCGCEPLRMRIKNPGYEFNKNTYSLGGT